In the Bradyrhizobium guangzhouense genome, one interval contains:
- the leuC gene encoding 3-isopropylmalate dehydratase large subunit — translation MSKPTTLYDKIWNDHLVHEADDGTCLLYIDRHLVHEVTSPQAFEGLRATGRKVHAPEKTLAVVDHNVPTTDRTKPNPDPESIEQIKALAENAKEFGIEYYNEFDKRQGIVHVIGPEQGFTLPGTTIVCGDSHTSTHGAFGALAHGIGTSEVEHVLATQTLIQKKAKNMRVTVDGRLPDGVTGKDIILAIIGEIGTAGGTGYVLEYAGDAIRALSMEGRMTVCNMSIEGGARAGLVAPDQKAYDFLRDRPKSPKGADWDAAMRYWEKLRSDDGAHFDHELRLDAAKLPPIVTWGTSPEDVISVTGIVPDPDKIADEAKRLSKHRALKYMGLTAGTKITDIKLDRVFIGSCTNGRIEDLRAAAKIAEGKQVSASVNAMVVPGSGIVKEQAEAEGLDKIFIKAGFEWREPGCSMCLAMNPDKLKPEERCASTSNRNFEGRQGFKGRTHLVSPAMAAAAAIAGHFVDVRDWR, via the coding sequence ATGTCCAAGCCGACCACTTTGTACGACAAGATCTGGAACGACCATCTGGTGCACGAGGCCGACGACGGCACCTGCCTGCTCTATATCGACCGCCATCTGGTGCACGAGGTGACCTCGCCGCAGGCATTCGAAGGCCTGCGCGCCACCGGCCGCAAGGTCCATGCACCCGAGAAGACCCTCGCCGTCGTCGACCACAACGTGCCGACCACCGACCGCACCAAGCCGAACCCGGATCCCGAGAGCATCGAGCAGATCAAGGCGCTCGCCGAGAACGCCAAGGAATTCGGCATCGAGTATTACAACGAGTTCGACAAGCGCCAGGGCATCGTCCACGTCATCGGCCCCGAGCAGGGTTTTACGCTGCCCGGCACCACCATCGTTTGCGGTGACAGCCACACCTCGACGCATGGCGCATTCGGCGCGCTCGCGCACGGTATCGGCACGTCAGAGGTCGAGCACGTGCTGGCGACGCAGACGCTGATCCAGAAGAAGGCGAAGAACATGCGTGTCACCGTCGACGGCAGACTGCCTGACGGGGTGACCGGCAAGGATATCATCCTGGCCATCATCGGCGAGATCGGCACCGCCGGCGGCACCGGCTACGTGCTCGAATATGCCGGCGATGCGATCCGCGCGCTCTCGATGGAAGGCCGCATGACGGTCTGCAACATGTCGATCGAAGGCGGCGCGCGCGCCGGCCTCGTCGCGCCCGACCAGAAGGCCTACGACTTCCTGCGCGATCGTCCGAAGTCGCCGAAGGGCGCGGACTGGGATGCGGCGATGCGCTATTGGGAGAAGTTGCGCTCCGACGACGGCGCGCATTTCGACCACGAGCTGCGCCTCGATGCCGCAAAACTGCCGCCGATCGTGACCTGGGGCACCAGCCCCGAGGACGTGATCTCGGTGACCGGCATCGTGCCCGATCCTGACAAGATCGCGGACGAGGCCAAGCGCCTCTCCAAGCATCGCGCGCTCAAATACATGGGCCTGACGGCGGGCACGAAGATCACCGACATCAAGCTCGACCGCGTCTTCATCGGCTCCTGCACCAACGGTCGCATCGAGGACTTGCGCGCCGCCGCCAAGATCGCGGAAGGCAAGCAGGTGTCGGCCAGCGTCAACGCGATGGTCGTGCCGGGCTCGGGCATCGTCAAGGAGCAGGCCGAAGCCGAGGGTCTGGACAAGATCTTCATCAAGGCCGGCTTCGAATGGCGCGAGCCGGGCTGCTCGATGTGCCTCGCCATGAACCCGGACAAGCTGAAGCCGGAAGAGCGCTGCGCTTCGACTTCGAACCGTAACTTCGAAGGCCGCCAGGGTTTCAAGGGCCGCACGCATCTGGTGTCGCCGGCAATGGCGGCAGCAGCGGCGATCGCGGGCCACTTCGTCGATGTCAGGGACTGGCGCTAA
- the rplS gene encoding 50S ribosomal protein L19, protein MNLIKQLEQEQFDKLSAGKDIPEFGPGDTVIVNVKVVEGDRTRVQAYEGVCIGRSGGGLNESFTVRKISYGEGVERVFPVMSPMIDSIKVVRRGKVRRAKLYYLRNLRGKSARIVEKTEHAKAVNE, encoded by the coding sequence ATGAACCTGATCAAGCAGCTCGAGCAAGAGCAATTCGACAAGCTGTCCGCCGGCAAGGACATTCCGGAATTCGGTCCCGGCGACACCGTGATCGTCAACGTGAAGGTCGTCGAAGGCGACCGCACCCGCGTGCAGGCCTATGAGGGCGTTTGCATCGGCCGTTCCGGCGGTGGCCTCAATGAGAGCTTCACCGTCCGCAAGATCTCCTACGGCGAAGGCGTCGAGCGCGTGTTCCCGGTGATGTCGCCGATGATCGACTCGATCAAGGTGGTGCGTCGCGGCAAGGTGCGTCGTGCCAAGCTCTATTACCTCCGCAACCTGCGCGGCAAGTCGGCCCGCATCGTCGAGAAGACTGAGCACGCCAAGGCCGTCAACGAGTAA
- the trmD gene encoding tRNA (guanosine(37)-N1)-methyltransferase TrmD, whose protein sequence is MTHPSPWRTTVLTLFPEMFPGPLGVSLAGRALASGLWQIEARDIRASATDRHRSVDDTPAGGGPGMVLRADVLAAAIDAAEIGPERPRLLMSPRGRPLTQARVVELAQGPGPLIVCGRFEGIDQRVIDARGLEEVSIGDYVLSGGEIAAMALIDACVRLLPGVMGKEASGTEESFSDGLLEYPQYTRPQLFEGVPIPEILTSGDHAKVAAWRRAQSEALTAARRPDLWAQIPPKTPNRPGRQKTPKNKTDG, encoded by the coding sequence ATGACCCATCCCTCACCCTGGCGCACAACGGTGCTGACGCTGTTTCCGGAGATGTTTCCGGGGCCGCTCGGCGTGAGCCTCGCCGGCCGGGCCCTGGCCTCCGGCCTCTGGCAGATCGAGGCGCGGGATATCAGGGCCTCCGCCACCGATCGCCATCGCAGCGTCGACGACACCCCGGCCGGTGGCGGGCCGGGCATGGTGCTGCGCGCCGACGTGCTGGCGGCAGCGATCGATGCCGCCGAGATCGGTCCCGAGCGGCCTCGCCTGCTCATGAGCCCGCGGGGTCGGCCACTGACCCAGGCCCGCGTGGTGGAGCTCGCCCAGGGCCCCGGCCCCCTGATCGTCTGCGGGCGGTTCGAGGGGATCGACCAGCGGGTGATCGACGCCCGCGGCCTGGAGGAGGTCTCGATCGGCGATTACGTGCTCTCAGGGGGCGAAATCGCCGCGATGGCCCTCATTGACGCCTGCGTCCGGCTGCTGCCCGGGGTCATGGGCAAGGAAGCCTCGGGAACCGAGGAGAGCTTTTCGGACGGCCTGCTCGAATATCCCCAATACACCCGCCCGCAGCTGTTCGAAGGGGTTCCGATCCCGGAGATCCTGACCTCCGGCGATCATGCCAAGGTCGCCGCCTGGCGGCGGGCGCAATCCGAGGCTCTCACGGCGGCGCGGCGGCCTGATTTGTGGGCCCAAATCCCACCCAAAACCCCGAATCGGCCCGGCCGCCAAAAAACGCCAAAAAACAAGACAGACGGGTGA
- the rimM gene encoding ribosome maturation factor RimM (Essential for efficient processing of 16S rRNA), whose product MSALICVARIGAAHGVRGAVKLWTFTEDPFAVKRYGPLLSKDGKRQFELAQVREAKDHLVATFKGIATRDEAERLNGIDLYVAREKLPATDEDEYYHADLIGLDAVTTDGDALGRVLAIHNFGAGDIIEIAPLKGATMLLPFSNAVVPEVDLKGGRVVIALPQEVEADSRDAPSTSRPGEGRDP is encoded by the coding sequence ATGTCGGCGCTGATCTGCGTCGCGCGGATCGGCGCCGCGCATGGTGTGCGCGGTGCGGTGAAATTGTGGACCTTCACTGAAGATCCCTTTGCCGTGAAGCGCTACGGTCCGCTTCTCTCCAAGGACGGCAAGCGCCAGTTCGAACTGGCGCAGGTCCGCGAGGCGAAAGACCATCTGGTCGCGACCTTCAAGGGCATCGCGACTCGCGATGAGGCCGAGCGCCTCAACGGCATCGATCTCTATGTCGCGCGCGAAAAGCTGCCCGCGACCGATGAGGACGAATATTATCACGCCGACCTGATCGGGCTCGACGCCGTCACCACTGACGGCGATGCGCTCGGCCGCGTGCTCGCGATCCATAATTTCGGCGCCGGCGACATCATCGAGATCGCCCCGCTCAAGGGCGCGACGATGCTGCTGCCGTTCTCGAATGCCGTGGTGCCGGAGGTCGATCTCAAAGGCGGCCGCGTCGTGATCGCGCTGCCGCAGGAGGTCGAGGCGGACAGTCGCGACGCTCCTTCGACGAGTCGTCCCGGCGAAGGCCGGGACCCATAA
- the rpsP gene encoding 30S ribosomal protein S16 — MSVVIRLARAGTKKRPVYHVVVADSRFPRDGRFIERLGYFNPLLPKDNETRLKLDMDKVKAWLAKGAQPSDRVSRFLDAAGVKKREARNNPEKAVPRKERKAQAEAAAKG, encoded by the coding sequence ATGTCCGTCGTTATCCGCCTCGCCCGCGCAGGCACCAAGAAGCGTCCCGTCTATCACGTCGTCGTCGCCGATTCGCGTTTCCCCCGCGATGGCCGCTTCATCGAGCGTCTCGGCTATTTCAACCCGCTGCTGCCGAAGGACAACGAGACCCGCCTGAAGCTCGACATGGACAAGGTGAAGGCCTGGCTCGCCAAGGGCGCGCAGCCGTCGGACCGCGTGTCCCGCTTCCTCGATGCCGCCGGCGTCAAGAAGCGCGAAGCGCGCAACAACCCCGAGAAGGCCGTGCCGCGCAAGGAGCGCAAGGCGCAGGCCGAAGCCGCTGCGAAGGGCTAA
- the ffh gene encoding signal recognition particle protein, with the protein MFDNLSERLGGILDRLTGRGALTEKDVDAAMREVRRALLEADVALEVVRSFTERVREQAIGATVVKSVTPGQMVVKIVHDELINTLGAESQTIDVNSVPPVPIMMVGLQGSGKTTTTAKLARRLVQRDKRKVLMASLDVYRPAAMEQLAVLGRDLDIPTLPIVAGQQPPQIAKRALEAGKLGGYDIVLLDTAGRTTLDEEMMAEAASIKAAANPHEVLLVADSLTGQDAVNLARSFDQRVGLTGIVLTRVDGDGRGGAALSMRAVTGKPIKLIGTGEKTDALEDFHPDRIAGRILGMGDVVSLVERAAANIDAEKAARTAERMRKGQFDLNDMREQLLQMSNMGGISGLMGMMPGISKMKNQIAAAGIDDKILKRQVAIIDSMTRDERRHPDLLKASRKKRIAAGSGQSVEHVNKLLKMHRNMADVMKAMGSGKRGPLAGIAQAMGFGGGMKMPSPEEMKAMQEKMQGGGGQGLPSLPKDLPAGLRGGLPNLPGLTGLSGKPTLPGLGGFPGKKK; encoded by the coding sequence TTGTTCGACAATCTGTCGGAACGGCTTGGTGGCATTCTCGATCGTCTGACGGGGCGCGGTGCGCTGACCGAAAAGGACGTCGATGCCGCGATGCGCGAGGTGCGCCGCGCGCTGCTCGAAGCCGACGTTGCGCTCGAAGTCGTGCGCAGCTTCACCGAGCGCGTGCGCGAGCAGGCGATTGGCGCCACCGTCGTCAAGTCGGTCACGCCGGGCCAGATGGTGGTCAAGATCGTCCATGACGAGCTGATCAATACGCTTGGCGCCGAAAGCCAGACCATCGACGTCAATTCCGTGCCGCCGGTGCCGATCATGATGGTCGGCCTGCAAGGCTCAGGCAAGACCACCACCACCGCCAAGCTCGCCCGCCGCCTGGTCCAGCGCGACAAGCGCAAGGTGCTGATGGCCTCGCTCGACGTCTATCGCCCGGCGGCGATGGAGCAGCTGGCCGTGCTTGGCCGCGACCTCGACATTCCGACGCTGCCGATCGTCGCCGGTCAGCAGCCGCCGCAGATCGCGAAACGCGCGCTGGAAGCCGGCAAGCTCGGCGGCTACGACATCGTGCTGCTCGACACTGCCGGCCGCACCACGCTCGACGAAGAGATGATGGCGGAAGCAGCTAGCATCAAGGCCGCCGCCAATCCGCATGAAGTGCTGTTGGTCGCGGACAGCCTCACCGGCCAGGACGCGGTGAATCTCGCGCGTTCGTTCGATCAGCGCGTCGGGCTCACCGGCATCGTGCTGACGCGTGTCGACGGCGACGGCCGCGGCGGCGCGGCGCTGTCGATGCGCGCGGTCACCGGCAAGCCGATCAAGCTGATCGGCACTGGCGAAAAGACCGACGCGCTGGAAGATTTCCACCCCGACCGTATCGCCGGCCGCATCCTCGGCATGGGCGACGTGGTGTCGCTGGTCGAGCGTGCCGCGGCGAACATTGACGCCGAGAAGGCCGCGCGCACCGCCGAGCGCATGCGCAAGGGTCAGTTCGACCTCAACGACATGCGCGAGCAGCTGTTGCAGATGTCGAACATGGGCGGCATCAGCGGCTTGATGGGCATGATGCCCGGCATCTCCAAGATGAAGAACCAGATCGCCGCCGCCGGGATCGACGACAAGATCCTGAAGCGCCAGGTCGCGATCATCGATTCCATGACGCGCGACGAGCGCCGTCATCCGGATCTGCTGAAAGCCAGCCGCAAGAAGCGCATCGCCGCCGGCAGCGGCCAGAGCGTCGAGCACGTCAACAAGCTCCTGAAGATGCACCGGAACATGGCCGACGTGATGAAGGCCATGGGGTCGGGCAAGCGCGGTCCGCTCGCCGGCATCGCGCAGGCGATGGGCTTTGGCGGCGGCATGAAGATGCCTTCGCCGGAAGAGATGAAGGCGATGCAGGAGAAGATGCAGGGCGGCGGCGGACAGGGTCTGCCGAGCCTGCCGAAGGATTTGCCGGCTGGTCTTCGCGGCGGCCTGCCGAACCTGCCTGGACTGACCGGGCTGAGCGGCAAGCCGACGCTGCCGGGCCTCGGCGGCTTCCCGGGCAAGAAGAAATGA
- a CDS encoding MBL fold metallo-hydrolase — translation MRRRLKTHDGPVSDHFNGLHFFDPDGSPPRSLREVLRWQFSGGRERAKWPVWAPSPHADTPPERVDGEKVRLSFVGHASWLIQAGGLNILVDPVWSSRVSPVSFAGPKRHNDPGIAFEKLPDIDVVLVSHGHYDHLDMATLSRLAKNFAPRVVTPLGNDVTMRRADATIKVEAFDWHDRVELGGGIAAHLVPTRHWTARGMFDRNKALWASFVLETPAGKIYVVCDSGYGDGRHFRRVAEKHGPLRLAILPIGAYEPRWFMRDQHMNPEDAVKALGDCGAEQALGHHHGTFQLTDEAIDAPAKALVEALDAAKIPQERFVAMKPGQVVEI, via the coding sequence ATCCGCCGCCGCCTGAAAACCCATGACGGCCCCGTCTCCGACCATTTCAACGGTCTGCATTTCTTCGATCCGGACGGCTCGCCGCCAAGATCGCTCCGCGAGGTGTTGCGCTGGCAATTCAGCGGCGGGCGGGAGCGGGCCAAATGGCCTGTGTGGGCGCCGAGCCCTCATGCCGATACACCGCCCGAGCGGGTCGACGGCGAAAAGGTGCGGCTCTCCTTCGTTGGCCATGCGAGCTGGCTGATCCAGGCCGGCGGCCTCAACATTCTCGTCGATCCGGTCTGGTCCTCGCGGGTCTCGCCGGTCAGCTTTGCGGGGCCGAAGCGGCACAACGATCCCGGCATCGCTTTCGAGAAGCTGCCTGACATCGACGTCGTGCTGGTCTCGCATGGCCATTACGATCATCTCGACATGGCGACGCTGTCGCGGCTTGCCAAGAACTTTGCCCCGCGCGTGGTGACCCCGCTCGGCAATGACGTGACGATGCGCCGCGCCGATGCCACGATCAAGGTGGAGGCCTTCGACTGGCACGATCGCGTCGAGCTCGGCGGCGGCATCGCCGCACATCTGGTGCCGACACGGCACTGGACCGCGCGCGGCATGTTCGACCGCAACAAGGCGCTGTGGGCGAGCTTCGTGCTGGAGACGCCGGCCGGAAAAATCTACGTGGTCTGCGATTCCGGTTATGGCGATGGCCGGCATTTTCGTCGCGTCGCCGAGAAGCACGGGCCGCTGCGCCTGGCGATCCTCCCCATCGGCGCCTACGAGCCGCGCTGGTTCATGCGCGACCAGCACATGAATCCGGAAGATGCGGTGAAGGCGCTGGGCGATTGCGGGGCCGAGCAAGCGCTCGGGCATCATCACGGCACGTTCCAGCTGACCGACGAGGCGATCGATGCGCCGGCCAAGGCGCTGGTGGAAGCGCTCGATGCGGCCAAGATTCCGCAGGAGCGGTTCGTGGCGATGAAGCCCGGGCAGGTGGTGGAGATTTAG
- a CDS encoding SIMPL domain-containing protein has product MKKPAAVAASLAAISAAVMLTMPALADDFPSAISVSGEATVSAAPDLAQIDAGVANDAKSAKEASDANNAAMGKVLLALKGAGIPEKDYQTSRLSLQPQYAPNRSTGANPVVGFRASNRVTVKIRDVTKVAGVIDTLVSAGANDIGNISFEVTQASKLLDDAREQAVADARRKAEIYAKATGVTLGAPLSVSEGGAPMPLFKARMTAAPMAAPAAVAPGEETLSVTVNVSWAIKPAQ; this is encoded by the coding sequence ATGAAAAAACCTGCCGCCGTCGCTGCCTCGCTCGCCGCAATTTCCGCGGCCGTGATGCTGACAATGCCCGCGCTTGCCGATGATTTCCCGTCCGCCATCTCCGTGAGCGGCGAGGCGACCGTCTCGGCCGCACCTGACCTCGCGCAGATCGATGCCGGCGTCGCCAATGATGCCAAGTCTGCGAAGGAAGCGTCCGATGCCAACAACGCGGCGATGGGCAAGGTGCTGCTGGCGCTGAAGGGCGCCGGCATCCCGGAGAAGGATTACCAGACCTCGCGCCTGTCGCTGCAACCGCAATATGCGCCGAACCGCTCAACCGGCGCCAACCCCGTGGTCGGCTTCCGCGCCTCCAACCGCGTCACGGTGAAGATTCGCGACGTGACCAAGGTGGCGGGCGTCATCGACACACTGGTCAGCGCCGGCGCGAACGACATCGGCAACATCTCCTTCGAGGTGACGCAGGCCTCCAAGCTGCTCGACGACGCGCGCGAGCAGGCGGTGGCCGATGCCCGCCGCAAGGCCGAGATCTACGCCAAGGCTACCGGCGTCACGTTGGGTGCGCCCCTCAGCGTCTCCGAAGGCGGCGCGCCAATGCCGCTGTTCAAGGCGCGAATGACCGCAGCCCCGATGGCCGCGCCGGCTGCGGTTGCGCCGGGCGAGGAAACGCTTTCGGTGACGGTGAACGTGAGCTGGGCGATCAAGCCGGCGCAGTAG
- a CDS encoding GyrI-like domain-containing protein: MIGFRRLALAALIPAAAVSLGLADALAQTPSPAPAASASPSPAPSASPSPAASASPEATPSPAASASPAPAATPTPAASASPSPAAPPPAAAATPAPVQTADPFGLETTLEARKVLMVKGTANWDSAFDTLIDAFKALNAVLDKQGIKHAGNAMIVYTSTDDTGFTFFAEIPVDQDPKNLPKDMSIGKSPEGKALKFVHRGSYDNMDNTYEAITNHLDDKKLEAKDTFIEEYVTDPLKTAEDKLVINVFVPLK, from the coding sequence ATGATTGGGTTTCGTCGTCTCGCTCTCGCCGCGCTGATCCCGGCAGCGGCCGTGTCGCTTGGGCTGGCAGATGCCCTCGCGCAGACCCCGAGCCCGGCGCCCGCCGCATCTGCCAGCCCCTCACCGGCCCCGTCGGCCTCGCCATCTCCGGCCGCAAGCGCTTCGCCCGAAGCAACGCCGTCGCCGGCGGCCAGCGCCTCGCCTGCGCCCGCGGCAACACCGACCCCTGCGGCCAGCGCCTCACCGAGCCCGGCGGCACCGCCGCCCGCTGCCGCCGCCACGCCCGCCCCGGTTCAGACCGCCGATCCCTTCGGCCTGGAGACCACGCTCGAGGCCAGGAAGGTTTTGATGGTCAAGGGCACCGCCAATTGGGACTCGGCCTTCGACACGCTGATCGACGCCTTCAAGGCGCTGAATGCGGTGCTCGACAAGCAGGGCATCAAGCACGCCGGCAATGCGATGATCGTCTACACCTCGACCGACGACACCGGCTTCACCTTCTTCGCCGAAATCCCTGTCGACCAGGATCCGAAGAACCTGCCCAAGGACATGAGCATCGGCAAATCGCCGGAAGGCAAGGCGCTGAAATTCGTCCATCGCGGCTCCTACGACAACATGGACAACACCTATGAGGCGATCACCAATCACCTCGACGACAAGAAGCTGGAAGCCAAGGACACTTTCATCGAGGAGTACGTCACCGATCCGCTCAAGACGGCCGAGGACAAGCTCGTGATCAATGTGTTCGTACCGCTGAAGTGA
- the dapF gene encoding diaminopimelate epimerase, giving the protein MSALANHAFAKMNGIGNEIVVVDMRDSAGRITPDDARAVASAQGGVPYDQLMVLQKPRLDGTEAFISIYNNDGSEAGACGNGMRCVVRRIFEKSGQTTATFQTAAGLLNAWQGPAPDLYTVDMGAPKFGWQDIPLAEEFRDTRYIELQIGPIDNPILHSPSVVSMGNPHAIFWVDDVNAYDLERFGPLLENHPIFPDRANITLAHIVDREHITMRTWERGAGLTRACGSAACATAVAAARLKRTERKVEMTLPGGKLGIEWRERDDHVLMTGTATFEYEGNFDPALFAPVG; this is encoded by the coding sequence ATGAGCGCCCTCGCCAACCACGCATTTGCCAAGATGAACGGCATCGGCAACGAGATCGTCGTTGTCGACATGCGCGATTCCGCGGGCCGCATCACGCCTGATGATGCCCGCGCCGTGGCGTCCGCGCAGGGTGGTGTCCCCTATGACCAGCTCATGGTGCTGCAGAAGCCGCGGCTTGACGGCACCGAAGCCTTCATCAGCATCTACAATAATGACGGCTCCGAAGCCGGCGCCTGCGGCAATGGTATGCGCTGCGTGGTGCGCCGCATCTTCGAGAAGAGCGGGCAGACCACGGCGACCTTCCAGACCGCGGCTGGCCTGCTCAACGCCTGGCAAGGCCCGGCGCCCGACCTTTACACTGTGGACATGGGCGCGCCGAAGTTTGGCTGGCAGGACATTCCGCTGGCGGAGGAGTTTCGCGACACCCGCTACATCGAATTGCAGATCGGGCCGATCGACAATCCGATCCTGCATTCGCCCTCCGTGGTCAGCATGGGCAATCCGCACGCGATCTTCTGGGTCGATGACGTCAACGCCTATGATCTCGAGCGCTTCGGTCCGCTGCTGGAAAATCACCCCATTTTCCCCGATCGCGCCAACATCACGCTCGCCCATATCGTCGATCGCGAGCACATCACGATGCGCACCTGGGAGCGGGGCGCGGGGCTGACCCGCGCCTGCGGCTCGGCCGCCTGCGCGACCGCCGTTGCGGCGGCGCGGCTGAAGCGCACCGAGCGCAAGGTCGAGATGACGCTGCCCGGCGGCAAGCTCGGCATCGAATGGCGCGAGCGCGACGACCACGTGCTGATGACGGGCACGGCGACCTTCGAATATGAAGGCAATTTCGATCCGGCGCTGTTCGCGCCGGTCGGCTGA
- the mtaB gene encoding tRNA (N(6)-L-threonylcarbamoyladenosine(37)-C(2))-methylthiotransferase MtaB, translating to MSVDVVTFGCRLNAFEAEVIRGKAEGAGLSDTIVINSCAVTNEAVTQARQSIRKLKRERPSARIVVTGCAAQTQSAMFAEMAEVDRVVGNDDKMRSEAWRAARDAFDLGDSEKIAVSDIMAVKEMAPHLIDGRASGLPRVFVEVQNGCDHRCTFCIIPYGRGNSRSVPMGAVVDQVRTLVERGHAEIVLTGVDLTSYGADLPGAPKLGMLTKQILRHVPQLRRLRISSIDSIEADSDLLDAIADDVRLMPHLHLSLQSGDDMILKRMKRRHSRQDAIAFCDQVRRLRPDVVFGADIIAGFPTETEEMFARSLDLVEACGLTFLHVFPYSPRPGTPAARMPQVAGGAIKERAKRLRAAGEVALRQRLQAEIGATREVLIESEGQGRTEHYLPVAIAGERVGSVVPRMIIGSDGERLAT from the coding sequence ATGTCCGTCGACGTCGTCACCTTCGGCTGCCGCCTCAACGCGTTCGAGGCCGAGGTAATCCGCGGCAAAGCCGAGGGCGCCGGTCTTTCCGACACCATCGTCATCAACAGCTGCGCCGTCACCAATGAGGCGGTGACGCAGGCGCGCCAGTCGATCCGCAAATTGAAGCGTGAGCGGCCCAGTGCACGCATCGTCGTCACCGGCTGCGCAGCGCAGACGCAAAGTGCGATGTTCGCCGAGATGGCCGAGGTCGACCGCGTCGTCGGCAATGACGACAAGATGCGAAGCGAAGCCTGGCGCGCGGCGCGCGATGCTTTCGATCTCGGCGACAGCGAGAAGATCGCCGTCAGTGACATCATGGCCGTGAAGGAGATGGCGCCGCATCTGATCGACGGCCGTGCGAGCGGCCTGCCACGGGTGTTCGTGGAGGTGCAGAACGGTTGCGATCATCGTTGCACCTTCTGCATCATCCCCTATGGCCGCGGCAATTCGCGTTCGGTGCCGATGGGTGCGGTGGTCGATCAGGTGCGCACTTTGGTGGAACGTGGTCATGCCGAGATCGTGCTGACTGGCGTCGATCTCACCAGCTATGGCGCGGATCTTCCGGGCGCGCCGAAGCTCGGCATGCTGACAAAGCAGATCCTGCGGCATGTGCCGCAGTTGAGGCGCCTGCGCATCTCCTCGATCGATTCGATCGAAGCAGATAGCGATCTGCTCGATGCCATCGCCGACGACGTCAGGCTGATGCCGCATCTGCATCTGTCGCTCCAGTCGGGCGACGACATGATCCTGAAACGCATGAAGCGGCGGCATTCGCGGCAAGATGCGATCGCGTTCTGCGATCAGGTCCGCCGCCTGCGGCCGGATGTCGTGTTCGGCGCCGACATCATCGCGGGCTTTCCGACCGAGACCGAGGAAATGTTTGCGCGTTCGCTCGATCTGGTCGAGGCGTGCGGCCTGACGTTCCTGCATGTCTTCCCCTATTCGCCACGCCCCGGCACGCCCGCGGCGCGGATGCCGCAGGTCGCGGGCGGCGCGATCAAGGAGCGCGCGAAGCGGTTGCGTGCGGCGGGTGAAGTGGCATTGCGGCAGCGGCTGCAGGCCGAGATCGGCGCAACGCGCGAGGTGCTGATCGAGAGCGAGGGCCAGGGGCGGACCGAGCATTATCTGCCGGTGGCGATTGCGGGCGAGCGTGTGGGGAGTGTTGTGCCGCGAATGATCATTGGCAGCGATGGCGAGCGGCTCGCCACCTAG